From a single Paraburkholderia sp. FT54 genomic region:
- a CDS encoding AraC family transcriptional regulator: MMETFDPDGVEQPVFVIGERYEALDEPLRAYRRARLIHVSVGVLIVRTETERWVVPPGHAVWMPAGALHRLSAASPVEFLSLYATMDAAPLPPHSGAVVPDPLVAALLITAADLPRDQPFDEPAARLVQVLLDRLPGLRTAPLGLNWPRDPRAERIADALSTNPADAAVLEDLAAAAGVTARTAARLFVKETGQTFGQWRQQLRLLVALEHLGAGASVSQVALEVGYSDVSSFIAVFREAFGDTPARYFR, from the coding sequence ATGATGGAGACTTTTGATCCAGACGGCGTCGAGCAACCGGTCTTCGTGATCGGTGAGCGATACGAGGCGCTTGACGAACCGTTGCGCGCCTACCGTCGCGCGCGGCTGATTCACGTGAGCGTCGGCGTGTTAATCGTGCGCACCGAGACCGAGCGCTGGGTCGTGCCGCCTGGTCACGCGGTCTGGATGCCCGCGGGTGCGCTGCACCGCCTGTCCGCCGCCAGTCCCGTCGAGTTTCTTTCGCTCTATGCCACCATGGACGCCGCGCCGCTCCCGCCGCACAGCGGCGCCGTCGTGCCCGACCCCCTGGTGGCAGCGTTGCTGATCACCGCGGCCGATCTGCCGCGCGACCAACCGTTCGACGAACCAGCCGCGCGTCTCGTGCAGGTGCTGCTGGACCGCCTGCCAGGTCTGCGCACTGCGCCGTTGGGGTTGAACTGGCCGCGCGACCCGCGTGCCGAACGGATTGCCGATGCGCTGAGCACCAACCCGGCGGACGCCGCGGTACTCGAAGACCTGGCCGCGGCCGCCGGCGTGACGGCGCGCACGGCGGCGCGCCTGTTCGTCAAGGAAACGGGGCAAACCTTCGGACAGTGGCGGCAGCAACTTCGCCTGCTGGTTGCGCTGGAACACCTCGGCGCCGGCGCGAGCGTCTCGCAGGTGGCGCTCGAGGTCGGCTATAGCGACGTGTCGTCGTTTATCGCGGTGTTTCGGGAAGCGTTCGGCGACACGCCCGCGCGTTATTTCCGCTGA
- a CDS encoding DHA2 family efflux MFS transporter permease subunit: MSQPTSAPASAPPAPPPPLKGGQLVLATIAVALATFMNVLDTSIANVAIPTISGNLGVSVDEGTWVITVFAAANAVSIPLTGWLTQRIGQVKLFVGAILMFVLASWLCGIAPTLPILLLARIFQGAVAGPLIPLSQAILLGSYPKEKSSTALALWAMTATVGPIAGPALGGWITDSYSWSWIFYINIPVGIFAAGVTWMIYRTRESPTRQPPIDVVGLGLLITWVASLQIMLDKGKDLDWFSSPVIVILGITALISFAFFLVWELTEANPIVDLRLFQQRNFLGGTIAISVAYGVFFGNLVLLPQWMQEYLNYRSVDAGLVTAPLGVFAVLLAPVMARVLPRSDARVIATLAFIGFAIVFYMRSKYVIEIDTWHLVIPTLLQGIPMALFFVPLTSIILSGQPPSKIPAAAGLSNFARVFCGAVGTSIAGNEWNNRTVLHHERLTEQASVNNPLFNQQIDSTQSLLHLNPQSAHALFDFTVNTQAAMMGLNDIFFVSAVIFILIIPLIWITRPAKGGGGPDAAGAH, encoded by the coding sequence TTGAGCCAGCCCACTTCCGCGCCTGCCTCGGCGCCGCCCGCACCACCGCCGCCGCTGAAGGGCGGCCAACTGGTGCTGGCCACGATTGCCGTCGCGCTTGCCACGTTCATGAACGTGCTCGACACGTCGATCGCGAACGTTGCGATTCCAACCATATCGGGCAACCTCGGCGTCTCGGTGGATGAAGGCACGTGGGTCATCACCGTGTTCGCCGCGGCCAATGCCGTGTCGATTCCGCTCACTGGCTGGCTCACGCAACGCATCGGCCAGGTGAAGCTGTTCGTCGGCGCGATCCTGATGTTCGTGCTGGCGTCGTGGTTATGCGGCATTGCGCCGACGCTGCCCATTCTGCTGCTCGCGCGGATCTTCCAGGGCGCCGTGGCGGGCCCGCTGATTCCGTTGTCGCAAGCCATTCTGCTCGGCTCGTATCCGAAGGAGAAATCGTCGACCGCGCTCGCCTTATGGGCGATGACCGCGACCGTCGGCCCGATTGCGGGCCCGGCGCTCGGCGGCTGGATCACGGATAGTTACAGCTGGTCCTGGATCTTCTACATCAACATTCCGGTTGGCATTTTCGCGGCCGGCGTCACGTGGATGATCTACCGCACCCGCGAGTCGCCCACGCGCCAGCCGCCCATCGACGTGGTCGGGCTCGGTCTGCTGATCACGTGGGTCGCCTCGCTGCAGATCATGCTCGACAAGGGGAAGGACCTCGACTGGTTTTCGTCGCCGGTGATCGTGATTCTCGGCATTACCGCGCTCATCAGCTTCGCGTTCTTCCTCGTGTGGGAATTGACCGAGGCAAATCCAATCGTCGATTTGCGGCTCTTCCAGCAGCGCAACTTTCTCGGCGGCACGATTGCGATTTCGGTCGCGTACGGCGTGTTCTTCGGCAATCTCGTGCTGCTGCCGCAATGGATGCAGGAGTATCTGAACTACCGTTCCGTCGATGCCGGCCTCGTGACCGCGCCGCTCGGCGTGTTCGCGGTGCTGCTCGCGCCGGTGATGGCCCGCGTGCTGCCGCGCTCGGATGCGCGCGTGATCGCCACGCTGGCGTTCATCGGCTTTGCAATCGTGTTCTATATGCGCTCGAAATACGTGATCGAGATCGACACGTGGCATCTGGTGATACCGACGTTGCTGCAAGGCATTCCGATGGCGCTGTTCTTCGTGCCGCTGACTTCGATCATCCTGTCAGGCCAGCCGCCGAGCAAGATCCCGGCGGCGGCGGGTCTGTCGAATTTCGCCCGCGTGTTTTGCGGCGCGGTGGGCACCTCGATCGCCGGCAACGAGTGGAACAACCGCACGGTGCTGCATCACGAGCGGCTCACCGAGCAGGCCTCCGTCAACAACCCGCTGTTCAATCAGCAGATCGATTCGACCCAGTCGCTGCTGCATCTGAATCCGCAATCGGCCCATGCGCTGTTCGATTTCACCGTCAACACGCAGGCGGCCATGATGGGCCTGAACGATATTTTCTTTGTCTCAGCGGTCATTTTTATCCTGATCATTCCGCTGATCTGGATTACGCGGCCGGCCAAGGGCGGCGGTGGCCCGGATGCGGCGGGAGCGCATTGA
- a CDS encoding siderophore-interacting protein, whose product MLTKDQNAANQATNQAADRADLAVHRVRHPLKFRLLQVKQVRALTPHLIRVTFTGEDLHDFVSASFDDHIKVFFPEPGADKPVLPEAGPDGPVFPAGRPRPVARDFTPRRFDPEARELDIEFAMHEAGPAAAWAAQAKVGQYLGIGGPRGSLVIPKGFDWHLLIGDDTALPAIARRLEELPAGTRVAAVVEVADPSARIEFTTQAELHLVWCYRSEVGVRGEALLQAVRDTYLPKDGEGYVWAAGESATMRAMRYHLCTERGVDKSRIRAASYWKQGAEAVHETLDD is encoded by the coding sequence ATGCTGACGAAAGACCAAAACGCCGCCAATCAAGCCACGAACCAGGCCGCCGATCGTGCCGACCTGGCAGTCCACCGCGTGCGACATCCGCTCAAGTTCCGCCTGCTGCAAGTCAAGCAGGTGCGCGCGCTGACCCCGCATCTGATCCGCGTCACGTTCACGGGCGAAGATCTGCACGACTTCGTCTCCGCTTCGTTCGACGACCACATCAAGGTGTTCTTCCCCGAACCCGGCGCGGACAAGCCAGTGCTGCCTGAAGCGGGCCCCGACGGTCCGGTGTTTCCCGCCGGCCGGCCGCGTCCGGTCGCACGCGATTTCACGCCGCGCCGCTTCGATCCCGAGGCGCGCGAACTCGACATCGAGTTTGCAATGCACGAAGCAGGCCCCGCGGCGGCGTGGGCGGCGCAAGCCAAGGTGGGCCAGTATCTCGGTATTGGCGGCCCGCGCGGTTCGCTCGTGATACCCAAAGGCTTCGACTGGCATCTGCTGATCGGCGACGATACCGCGTTGCCCGCCATCGCCCGGCGTCTCGAAGAACTGCCGGCCGGCACGCGCGTCGCGGCAGTGGTCGAAGTGGCCGATCCGTCGGCGCGGATCGAATTCACGACGCAGGCCGAATTGCATCTCGTCTGGTGCTATCGCAGCGAAGTAGGCGTGCGCGGCGAGGCTTTGCTGCAGGCGGTTCGCGATACTTACCTCCCCAAAGATGGCGAAGGCTACGTATGGGCAGCCGGCGAATCCGCGACGATGCGCGCGATGCGCTATCACCTGTGCACGGAACGCGGCGTCGACAAATCACGCATTCGCGCGGCCAGCTACTGGAAACAGGGTGCCGAAGCGGTGCACGAAACGCTCGACGATTGA
- a CDS encoding porin produces the protein MLKEKVIKLSFSATVLFLWAGASYAQSSVTLYGIIDTAVIYGNNEGTGKPGVGHSGIEMNSGGISGSRFGFRGTEDLGGGLAAIFDLEDGFSSANGKLSNTGDIFGRQAYVGLRSTQYGTVTVGRRYAFMSEWVSPLSAEGIGWGGNLADHPFDNDDMIRHQSVNNSIRFDSVNYSGLQAGGMYGFSNEAGQFSNNRVYSFGTRYANGPVSLAAAYEQVDRSASPADLNTNGAESIDDSVINGGREQIWGVGGEYSFGASSLGFVWTHSAFNNVTSAYGEGAAFPSGDGNNLRFDNFEINGRYFVTHALSLAAAYTLTDGHFDSGAAHVSPKWHEAIAQADYSLGQHTDVYLEGLYQVVTGGDGMALFNASMFNVPPSANNRQLLFVMGMRHRF, from the coding sequence ATGTTGAAAGAAAAAGTAATTAAACTGTCTTTTTCGGCGACTGTCTTATTTCTTTGGGCGGGAGCCAGTTATGCACAAAGCAGCGTGACGCTTTACGGCATCATCGATACTGCGGTCATTTATGGGAATAATGAGGGCACCGGGAAACCAGGCGTGGGCCACAGCGGTATTGAGATGAATAGCGGTGGTATCAGCGGGTCGCGATTTGGCTTTCGCGGAACGGAGGATCTTGGCGGTGGACTCGCCGCTATTTTCGATCTCGAGGACGGCTTTTCCAGTGCCAATGGCAAGCTCAGCAATACGGGCGACATCTTCGGGCGGCAGGCCTATGTCGGCTTGCGTTCGACACAGTATGGGACCGTCACCGTCGGGCGGCGCTACGCTTTCATGTCCGAATGGGTGTCGCCGTTGAGCGCCGAGGGGATCGGATGGGGCGGTAACCTTGCCGATCATCCGTTCGACAACGACGATATGATTCGGCATCAGAGCGTCAACAACTCGATAAGATTCGACAGCGTCAATTACAGTGGTTTGCAGGCGGGAGGCATGTACGGTTTCTCGAACGAAGCAGGCCAATTCTCCAACAATCGGGTCTATAGCTTTGGTACCAGGTACGCGAATGGCCCGGTGTCGTTGGCGGCTGCATACGAGCAGGTCGACCGGTCCGCCAGCCCTGCCGACCTGAACACGAACGGTGCCGAGAGCATCGACGATTCTGTTATTAACGGCGGTCGGGAACAAATCTGGGGCGTCGGGGGAGAATACAGTTTTGGGGCCTCGTCTTTGGGCTTCGTATGGACGCATTCGGCCTTTAATAACGTGACCAGCGCGTACGGCGAGGGTGCAGCTTTTCCCAGCGGCGACGGCAACAATCTTCGGTTCGACAACTTCGAAATCAATGGCCGCTACTTTGTGACCCATGCCTTGAGTCTTGCGGCGGCATACACGCTGACCGATGGACATTTCGATTCAGGCGCCGCGCATGTCAGTCCAAAATGGCACGAGGCTATCGCCCAGGCCGACTATTCCTTGGGCCAACACACCGATGTCTATCTGGAAGGCCTCTATCAGGTAGTCACAGGGGGTGATGGCATGGCGCTATTTAACGCGTCGATGTTCAACGTCCCGCCGTCTGCAAACAACCGGCAGTTGTTGTTCGTCATGGGGATGCGGCATCGATTCTGA
- a CDS encoding hybrid sensor histidine kinase/response regulator produces MDYARRFFGQRRLAIAIFTGLWVVFSIHDVGRLAVLDPSHLHHKELLLLRIAGTIGMAVPVLLWSPRALDERWAVGLLSVWTICCWFAVLRMVQIYPGDLAWREAYPILTFALFMIFMAFRLRVITAAWLIGLCVVSYLIMLYLKPSGQSVDMRVESVIAHATMVPMMYIVGVLLSIPLERAARREFIYRRTLRAAKARVEAASRAVNEQNRRMQELVREKERFFSSAYHDIQQPLAAINLFIRSARTRIRDGYAVDRELDVIEETASDILDMFKDIQDYSELGSYVPRVVPVDTHALLTEVFEQYRETARLRGIDLRIAGRRRYPPSIETDRSLFKRSVTNLVSNAIKNTSSGGVVLGWVQLNERLRVDVWDTGIGIAPAHRDAIFSEYYQINNPGRDRSKGLGLGLSIVHRAIHILPGHGMSFASVEGRGSRFSLYATVSASTPTVGANAQDGDVYMPDLTGTFMLLCDDEPTVLEGMRRLLSSAGALVHAAESMAGFEAILADDSRIPDLIVADIRLRDGATGKEVASRIRRHFAWAGVIPVAFITGELLSGHILRDFPEPFVLLRKSSAPKDLLAEISRYVTAQRKMNLHLANDQ; encoded by the coding sequence ATGGACTACGCGCGGCGCTTCTTCGGGCAGCGGAGGCTCGCCATCGCAATCTTCACCGGATTGTGGGTCGTGTTTTCCATCCACGACGTCGGGCGGTTAGCCGTACTCGATCCATCCCATCTGCATCACAAAGAACTCCTTCTCCTGAGAATCGCCGGGACGATCGGCATGGCCGTGCCCGTGCTGTTGTGGAGCCCACGCGCGCTTGACGAGCGCTGGGCCGTCGGGTTGCTCAGCGTCTGGACGATCTGTTGCTGGTTCGCGGTCCTGAGAATGGTACAGATCTATCCGGGCGACCTGGCTTGGCGGGAAGCTTATCCGATCCTGACGTTTGCCCTTTTCATGATATTCATGGCCTTCCGGCTTCGGGTGATCACGGCCGCGTGGCTGATCGGACTATGCGTCGTCAGTTACCTGATCATGCTCTATCTCAAGCCCAGTGGCCAGAGCGTCGACATGCGCGTGGAGTCGGTGATTGCGCACGCCACGATGGTGCCGATGATGTATATCGTCGGCGTGTTGCTTAGCATCCCGCTGGAACGTGCCGCGAGGCGCGAATTCATTTACCGGCGCACCTTGCGCGCGGCCAAGGCTCGCGTCGAAGCGGCCTCGCGCGCGGTCAACGAGCAGAACAGACGCATGCAGGAACTCGTCAGGGAGAAAGAGCGATTCTTTTCATCGGCGTATCACGACATTCAGCAGCCTCTCGCCGCAATCAACCTTTTCATTCGAAGCGCCCGGACGAGGATCAGGGACGGATACGCGGTGGATCGCGAGCTCGACGTCATCGAGGAGACCGCTTCCGACATCCTCGACATGTTCAAGGATATTCAGGACTACAGCGAGCTGGGCTCATATGTTCCCCGTGTCGTACCGGTCGATACCCACGCGCTATTGACCGAGGTCTTCGAGCAATACCGTGAGACGGCCCGGTTGCGTGGCATCGATCTAAGAATCGCGGGGCGGCGAAGGTACCCGCCGTCCATCGAGACCGACCGATCACTCTTCAAGCGGTCCGTAACCAATCTCGTATCGAACGCGATCAAGAACACGTCGTCGGGCGGCGTTGTGCTTGGCTGGGTGCAACTGAACGAGCGGCTGCGCGTCGATGTATGGGATACCGGCATCGGTATTGCGCCCGCCCATCGGGACGCGATCTTCTCCGAGTACTATCAGATCAACAATCCGGGCCGCGACCGTTCCAAAGGGCTGGGACTGGGGCTGTCGATCGTGCATCGTGCGATCCATATTCTGCCGGGACACGGCATGAGTTTCGCCTCCGTGGAAGGGCGCGGATCGCGCTTTTCCCTTTACGCGACGGTTTCGGCATCAACCCCGACCGTCGGGGCAAATGCTCAGGATGGCGATGTGTACATGCCCGATCTCACTGGCACGTTCATGCTCCTGTGCGACGATGAACCTACCGTCCTCGAAGGCATGAGGCGTCTTCTCTCAAGCGCGGGCGCGCTCGTGCACGCCGCCGAGTCGATGGCTGGATTCGAAGCCATCCTTGCCGATGACAGCCGTATTCCCGATCTCATCGTCGCCGATATCCGTCTGCGCGATGGAGCCACTGGCAAGGAGGTTGCCAGTCGGATCAGGCGTCATTTCGCGTGGGCGGGCGTTATTCCCGTCGCGTTTATCACCGGCGAACTGCTGTCCGGTCACATCCTTCGCGACTTCCCCGAACCGTTCGTGCTATTGCGCAAGTCTTCCGCTCCCAAAGACCTGCTGGCGGAAATCAGCCGCTACGTGACCGCTCAGCGGAAGATGAATCTCCATCTCGCGAACGATCAGTGA
- a CDS encoding dienelactone hydrolase family protein, producing the protein MAWEQFEHGWRRAPVTAPAKGLVVLMHGVGSNARDLMPLADIWSESLPDVAFTSLDGTDAFDGGFGGRQWFSLRDVNEGNREARVAAAYPALRRILDTELAHWQLSFGRLALVGFSQGSIMAMHHVASSAEGAAGVVAYSGRLASVIVAQNGTPLTLIHGEDDEVIPVQELEYAADAFNNAGYTVDAYALPGIGHTINADGVALGQEALEHALGALSRD; encoded by the coding sequence ATGGCCTGGGAGCAATTCGAACACGGCTGGCGGCGCGCGCCGGTCACCGCGCCGGCCAAAGGGCTGGTCGTGCTGATGCACGGCGTCGGCAGCAATGCGCGCGACCTGATGCCGCTTGCGGACATCTGGAGCGAGAGCCTGCCCGATGTGGCGTTCACCTCGCTAGACGGCACCGACGCCTTCGACGGCGGATTTGGCGGACGCCAGTGGTTCAGCCTGCGCGACGTCAACGAAGGCAATCGCGAGGCTCGTGTCGCCGCGGCCTATCCGGCGTTGCGGCGCATCCTCGACACCGAGCTTGCGCACTGGCAGCTGTCTTTCGGGCGTCTGGCGCTGGTCGGTTTCTCGCAAGGCTCGATCATGGCGATGCACCACGTGGCGAGCAGCGCGGAAGGCGCGGCCGGTGTGGTCGCGTATTCGGGGCGGCTGGCCTCGGTGATCGTCGCGCAGAACGGCACGCCGCTCACGCTGATTCACGGCGAGGACGACGAAGTGATTCCGGTGCAGGAACTCGAATACGCCGCCGACGCCTTCAATAACGCCGGCTACACCGTCGACGCCTATGCGCTGCCCGGCATTGGTCACACGATTAACGCCGACGGCGTCGCGCTCGGCCAGGAGGCGCTGGAACACGCGCTGGGCGCCTTGTCGCGCGACTGA
- a CDS encoding PadR family transcriptional regulator, which yields MRHHHRFSRPRMADDSFYTGHERGALHAFWHAFARHHVYPDYRGERNGAARGDGFERHGGEPGHSDRNAFRSDARDQGHHGFDRFSLHALWHAIGRHHEHRGGGRGGRFGGGPGGFGGDGDGFPRGRKFSSDDLQLLLLSMIGTQPSHGYELIKALETRSNGFYSPSPGMVYPALTYLEELGYVSVQIEGNRKRYELSETGRDYLASNRERVELMLAKLSHIARKMDSVRRAFAGEEPADISEGGWLPELNEARRALKHALLRRDNAPAAEQRRIAEILMRAAKEIESQVKPDSSENGNGGETTP from the coding sequence ATGCGTCATCATCACCGTTTTTCCCGTCCGCGCATGGCGGACGACAGTTTCTACACCGGCCACGAACGCGGGGCGTTGCATGCGTTCTGGCATGCCTTCGCCCGCCATCACGTCTATCCCGACTATCGTGGCGAGCGCAACGGCGCAGCGCGCGGTGACGGCTTCGAACGCCATGGCGGTGAACCCGGCCACAGCGACCGCAACGCATTCCGCAGCGACGCGCGCGACCAGGGCCATCACGGCTTCGACCGCTTCTCGCTGCACGCGCTGTGGCACGCCATCGGCCGTCATCACGAGCATCGCGGCGGTGGACGTGGCGGCCGCTTCGGCGGCGGCCCGGGCGGCTTCGGCGGCGACGGCGACGGTTTTCCGCGCGGCCGCAAATTCAGCTCCGACGATCTGCAACTGCTGCTCCTGTCGATGATCGGCACGCAGCCGAGCCACGGCTACGAGCTGATCAAGGCGCTCGAAACGCGTTCGAACGGCTTCTACAGCCCGAGCCCGGGCATGGTCTATCCCGCACTGACATATCTGGAAGAACTCGGCTACGTGAGCGTGCAGATCGAGGGCAACCGCAAGCGCTACGAACTGTCGGAAACGGGCCGCGACTATTTGGCCTCCAACCGCGAGCGGGTCGAACTGATGCTGGCCAAGCTGAGCCATATCGCCCGCAAGATGGATTCGGTGCGCCGCGCGTTTGCCGGCGAAGAGCCGGCCGACATCAGCGAAGGCGGCTGGCTGCCCGAACTGAACGAAGCGCGCCGCGCGCTAAAGCACGCGCTGCTGCGCCGTGACAACGCGCCGGCGGCGGAACAGCGCCGCATCGCTGAGATTCTGATGCGCGCGGCCAAAGAAATCGAAAGCCAGGTCAAACCGGACAGCAGCGAAAACGGCAACGGCGGCGAAACGACTCCTTGA